One window of Akkermansia biwaensis genomic DNA carries:
- the ilvN gene encoding acetolactate synthase small subunit: MTRHTISVLVENKFGVLARIAGLFSGRGYNIHSLNVAPSQDPRFSRMTIVVREKEDVLDQIIKHLEKLVNTVEVVDFRNTDNVYRETVLTRIGVDSATRHEVIEFCQILGASIVDVTKDALTIEVTGGEHKIDRFLSLIEDYNVQMLTRSGRIALPKPRQ, encoded by the coding sequence ATGACTCGTCATACCATCTCCGTACTTGTTGAAAACAAATTCGGCGTGCTTGCTCGCATTGCCGGTTTGTTCAGTGGACGGGGCTACAATATTCATTCGTTGAACGTTGCCCCTAGCCAGGATCCGCGCTTTTCACGGATGACCATCGTCGTACGTGAAAAGGAAGACGTCCTGGACCAGATCATCAAGCACCTGGAAAAACTCGTCAACACGGTGGAAGTGGTGGATTTCCGCAACACGGACAACGTGTACCGGGAGACGGTATTGACCCGCATCGGCGTGGATTCCGCCACGCGGCATGAAGTCATTGAATTCTGCCAGATCCTGGGCGCCTCCATTGTGGACGTCACCAAAGACGCCCTGACCATCGAGGTTACGGGCGGCGAGCATAAAATCGACCGCTTCCTGTCCCTTATTGAAGACTACAACGTGCAAATGCTGACGCGCAGCGGCCGCATCGCACTTCCCAAACCCCGGCAGTAA
- the hrpA gene encoding ATP-dependent RNA helicase HrpA has product MNITYPDLPISRRRNDILAALREHQVMVVVGETGSGKTTQLPKMAMELAGDRPGRVGCTQPRRLAAASVSRRVAEELGCELGGLVGYQVRFEEKAGPDTRLKFMTDGILLAETQHDPDLRQYHTLILDEAHERSLNIDFLLGYLKLLLDRRPDLKLVISSATLDAGGFSEFFNGAPIVQVEGRTYPVDLHYLPPLHEDEELAAHVARAVDWLDTLDDRGDVLVFLPGEREIREVAEKLEGRRLRNTRILPLFARLGLEDQQRIFHPEQGYRRIVLATNVAETSLTIPGIIYVIDSGLARVSRYSPARQVQRLQVEPVSKASARQRAGRCGRVCEGVCIRLYSEEDWEDRPDFTDPEIKRSALAGALLRMKDLGLPEMPEFPLPDPPSSKLVTEGYRTLREIGALDKARQLTPVGKKLARLPIDPRLGRMLLEARHEQALPEMLVIVAGLGIMDPRERPSDAAQKADQAHAQWKDEDSDFLSLLKLWKDAWQFREGRRWRKNQLRKWCGKNFLNFNRMMEWFNLWEDLSRLVKETLRCKISPLEQETDRQASFAMIHRSILAGVPRQFGLWDADSREYRSAGGRSFGIFPGSGLFRRKKRSEWVMGVELVDTTRLWMRRAARLEPEWVEQVVPHLCESHYSGARWDKEQGAVYAVERVVCGGLRIIDNRRVHYGRINPAHAREIMIREGLLGGGFRTKPACIRHLESLREEVRQIELKLRRPDQVWCEEGVFQFFNGLVPQDCCTAKAFLRWAAGMEKKNPESLHVPAEEAMYEFWGKDLLAGFPDEISCNGAEYAVYYQNDPGAEDDGVTLGVHIDQLPDVPEWLPEWGVPGHLAQRAECLLRTLPKDLRVFLQPISQKAAYFAELRHGLEPDGPLARKLAEFVEAETGRFCAPSFFDMNRLPAELVTKVWVCDDEGEELAMGTDIAELNGRLDKKLSRRFRETAADIVSVTGMKEWSCGNLERTVNVAGRPGYVALVDEDGSVGVRVFEDELRAAESHRKGCLRFMRLRQTDQLNHLRKKFPLRLEGKLSLHTLGQVPSTNADDLVDVSAEMAMGRPLPRTAEQFAAAEMNLRQNLFDAAHHVAEIWELVAATEHAARDFMAAQQGVRHTERITADLQSQLDWLLRPRFLWAHGAERLPDLKRYMQGIAERIRRIDQQPLARELERLDLFERVYLPWHQALPEHSGDPRWTQYGYLLEEYRLAVFAPAVSVKGRISEKRLGTAFEELNIR; this is encoded by the coding sequence ATGAACATCACTTATCCTGACCTTCCCATCTCCCGCCGCCGGAATGACATTCTGGCGGCCCTGCGGGAGCATCAGGTCATGGTGGTGGTCGGGGAAACGGGTTCCGGCAAAACCACCCAGCTTCCCAAAATGGCCATGGAACTTGCCGGAGACAGGCCGGGCAGGGTGGGCTGCACCCAGCCCAGAAGGCTCGCCGCGGCTTCCGTCTCCCGCCGTGTGGCGGAAGAACTGGGCTGTGAACTGGGCGGCCTGGTGGGGTACCAGGTGCGGTTTGAAGAAAAGGCGGGACCGGATACGCGTTTGAAATTCATGACGGACGGCATCCTGCTGGCGGAAACTCAGCATGATCCGGACTTGCGCCAGTACCATACCCTGATCCTGGACGAGGCTCACGAACGCAGCCTGAACATCGACTTTCTGCTTGGATATCTCAAGCTCCTGCTGGACAGGCGGCCGGACCTGAAGCTGGTGATCAGCTCCGCTACGCTGGACGCGGGGGGATTCTCCGAATTCTTCAACGGCGCGCCCATCGTGCAGGTGGAAGGACGTACCTACCCGGTGGACCTGCACTATTTGCCGCCCTTGCATGAAGACGAAGAGCTGGCCGCCCATGTGGCGCGCGCCGTGGACTGGCTGGACACACTGGACGACCGCGGGGACGTGCTTGTCTTTCTTCCCGGCGAACGGGAAATACGGGAGGTGGCGGAAAAACTGGAAGGCCGCCGGTTGAGGAACACGCGCATCCTGCCCCTTTTTGCCAGGCTGGGGCTGGAGGACCAGCAAAGAATCTTCCATCCGGAGCAGGGGTACAGACGCATCGTGCTTGCCACGAATGTGGCGGAAACGTCCCTGACCATTCCCGGCATCATTTACGTCATTGACTCCGGTCTGGCGCGTGTCAGCCGCTACAGCCCCGCGCGCCAAGTGCAGAGGCTCCAGGTAGAGCCCGTCTCCAAGGCCAGCGCGCGCCAGCGTGCGGGACGCTGCGGACGCGTGTGCGAAGGCGTCTGCATACGCCTGTACAGTGAAGAGGACTGGGAAGACCGTCCAGACTTTACGGACCCGGAAATCAAGCGCAGCGCCCTGGCCGGAGCCCTGCTCAGGATGAAGGACCTGGGATTGCCGGAAATGCCGGAATTCCCGCTGCCGGACCCTCCTTCCTCCAAACTGGTGACGGAAGGCTACCGCACCCTGCGGGAAATAGGAGCCCTGGACAAGGCCCGGCAGCTCACGCCCGTAGGTAAAAAACTGGCACGCCTACCCATTGATCCGCGGCTGGGCCGCATGCTGCTGGAAGCCCGGCATGAACAGGCCCTGCCTGAAATGCTTGTCATCGTGGCCGGCCTGGGCATCATGGATCCCCGTGAGCGTCCGTCGGACGCCGCCCAGAAGGCGGACCAGGCTCATGCGCAATGGAAGGACGAAGACAGTGACTTCCTGTCCCTGCTCAAGCTGTGGAAAGATGCGTGGCAATTCAGGGAAGGGCGGCGTTGGCGTAAAAACCAGCTCCGCAAATGGTGCGGAAAAAACTTCCTCAACTTCAACCGCATGATGGAATGGTTCAACCTGTGGGAGGACCTCTCCCGGCTGGTGAAGGAAACCTTGAGGTGTAAAATATCCCCTCTGGAACAGGAAACGGACCGCCAAGCCTCCTTTGCCATGATCCACCGGAGCATTTTGGCCGGCGTGCCGCGTCAGTTCGGCCTCTGGGATGCGGACAGCCGGGAATACCGCAGCGCGGGGGGGCGTTCCTTCGGCATTTTTCCCGGCTCCGGCCTGTTCCGCCGCAAGAAGCGGAGCGAATGGGTCATGGGCGTGGAACTGGTGGACACCACCCGCCTGTGGATGCGCCGCGCCGCCCGGCTGGAACCGGAGTGGGTGGAGCAGGTGGTTCCCCATCTCTGTGAATCCCATTACTCCGGAGCGCGGTGGGACAAGGAACAGGGTGCGGTTTACGCGGTGGAGCGCGTGGTATGCGGCGGCCTGCGTATCATTGACAACAGGCGTGTTCATTACGGACGCATCAATCCCGCCCATGCGCGGGAAATCATGATCCGCGAAGGACTGCTTGGCGGTGGCTTCCGCACGAAGCCCGCCTGCATCCGGCATTTGGAATCGCTCCGCGAGGAAGTGCGGCAGATAGAACTTAAACTACGCCGCCCGGACCAGGTCTGGTGCGAGGAAGGCGTTTTTCAATTCTTCAACGGCCTTGTTCCGCAGGACTGCTGCACGGCGAAGGCTTTTTTGCGGTGGGCCGCAGGCATGGAAAAAAAGAACCCGGAATCCCTGCATGTTCCCGCGGAGGAAGCCATGTATGAATTCTGGGGGAAGGACTTGCTGGCCGGTTTCCCGGATGAAATTTCATGCAACGGCGCGGAATACGCCGTCTATTACCAGAATGACCCCGGCGCGGAAGATGACGGCGTAACCTTGGGAGTCCACATCGACCAGCTTCCGGACGTGCCGGAATGGCTGCCGGAGTGGGGCGTGCCGGGCCATTTGGCCCAGAGGGCGGAATGCCTGCTGCGCACCCTTCCCAAAGACCTGCGCGTCTTTCTCCAGCCCATCAGCCAGAAAGCCGCCTACTTTGCCGAACTGCGGCATGGGCTGGAACCGGACGGCCCGCTGGCGCGGAAGCTGGCGGAATTTGTGGAAGCGGAAACAGGGAGGTTCTGTGCTCCATCCTTCTTTGACATGAACCGTCTTCCGGCGGAACTGGTTACAAAAGTCTGGGTGTGCGACGATGAAGGCGAAGAACTTGCCATGGGTACGGACATTGCGGAGCTGAACGGCCGCCTGGATAAAAAACTCTCCCGCCGGTTCAGGGAAACAGCGGCGGACATCGTATCCGTGACCGGCATGAAGGAATGGAGCTGCGGAAATTTGGAGCGTACGGTGAATGTGGCGGGAAGGCCGGGTTATGTGGCCCTGGTGGATGAAGACGGATCTGTGGGCGTCCGTGTTTTTGAGGATGAACTGCGCGCGGCGGAATCCCACCGGAAAGGGTGTTTGCGCTTCATGCGCCTGCGCCAGACGGACCAGCTCAACCATCTCCGCAAGAAATTTCCTCTGAGGCTGGAAGGGAAACTCTCCCTACATACGCTCGGGCAGGTGCCGTCCACCAATGCGGACGACTTGGTGGACGTTTCCGCGGAGATGGCCATGGGACGCCCCTTGCCGCGCACGGCGGAACAATTTGCTGCTGCGGAAATGAACCTGCGCCAGAACCTCTTTGACGCTGCGCATCATGTAGCAGAGATATGGGAACTGGTGGCGGCTACGGAACATGCTGCCAGAGACTTCATGGCCGCACAACAGGGAGTGCGCCATACGGAGCGCATCACGGCTGATCTCCAGAGCCAGCTTGACTGGTTGCTCCGCCCCCGTTTCCTGTGGGCGCATGGAGCGGAGCGCCTGCCGGACCTGAAGCGGTACATGCAGGGCATCGCGGAGCGCATCAGGCGTATCGACCAGCAGCCTCTTGCCAGAGAGCTCGAACGTCTCGACCTCTTTGAACGCGTATATCTTCCCTGGCATCAGGCCCTGCCGGAACATTCCGGAGACCCGCGCTGGACGCAGTACGGCTACCTGCTGGAAGAATACCGCCTGGCCGTCTTCGCGCCTGCCGTCTCCGTCAAGGGCCGTATCTCTGAAAAGCGCCTGGGAACCGCTTTTGAAGAATTAAATATTAGGTAG